A window of the Polypterus senegalus isolate Bchr_013 chromosome 4, ASM1683550v1, whole genome shotgun sequence genome harbors these coding sequences:
- the LOC120528226 gene encoding gastrula zinc finger protein XlCGF26.1-like: MASAKEDGVDERLRHIKEENCEWGAPEDVCVKVEDCKERLAVCKEEECKRETVDIKVEDFEDLPVSLDVPKHETGNIFKQDVREESPSSLHPEVARKGQLTGQQDSVKLKSESGELEERIAEGNGTDGEEQQHSLGSAGTSFQENGCIFPSSFSQPSLQCGLQVKEDKEKTSIRGWENLTPVSSLTAAKLTEGDAANADQQQMSTADEEAVCTSRERGKTCTNQSKSKSRSTDGRPKHYACSECGKLFSRSHDLLKHERIHTGEKPHCCLECGKQFSQMSNLQRHTRIHTGEKPYCCSKCGKRFLHIFQLQRHMRIHTGEKPYCCPECGKQFSSSSGLYNHKRIHTGEKPHRCSVCGKRFSQTSNLLSHIKIHTGEKPYCCSECGKQFARNSNLQQHVRVHSGEKPYSCSECGKSFSHSKNFQEHAKHHTGQKPFCCSDCGKRFIKIKYLKRHLFTHSAEKPHRCVDCGKTFLYRSSLQDHAKIHTGEKPHCCLDCGKRFLQIWHLKRHLRIHTGEKPYSCSECGKRFFEARQLQEHMQIHTGEKHHCCLECGKRFSQKGTLRKHARVHSSEKSHCCSECGKRFSDMHSLQCHIRIHTGEKPYGCPECGKQFTRSSHLLTHKKLHSVKKSYNCSECSQCFLDLNSLNNHMEIHKISQGANGSVVTVE; the protein is encoded by the exons ATGGCCTCGGCTAAAGAGGATGGCGTGGATGAAAGACTGCGGCATATTAAAGAAGAGAACTGTGAGTGGGGTGCGCCAGAGGATGTGTGCGTGAAGGTGGAGGATTGCAAAGAAAGACTTGCAGTTTGTAAAGAGGAGGAGTGCAAGAGGGAGACCGTCGACATTAAAGTGGAGGATTTTGAAGATCTGCCGGTGAGTCTTGACGTGCCAAAACACGAGACGGGGAATATTTTCAAGCAAGATGTGCGCGAGGAATCTCCTTCCAGTTTACACCCCGAGGTCGCTCGTAAGGGACAGCTGACTGGCCAGCAGGATTCTGTGAAGCTGAAATCGGAGTCCGGCGAGTTGGAAGAGCGCATCGCTGAAGGAAATGGAACGGACGGAGAAGAGCAACAGCATTCATTGGGGAGTGCGGGAACGA GTTTCCAGGAGAATGGCTGCATCTTTCCATCTTCGTTTTCTCAGCCCTCTCTTCAGTGTGGACTGCAAGTGAAAGAGGACAAGGAGAAGACCTCAATAAGGGGATGGGAGAATTTGACCCCAGTCAGTTCTCTAACTGCTGCCAAACTGACAGAAGGAGACGCCGCCAATGCTGATCAACAGCAAATGAGCACTGCAGATGAAGAGGCTGTGTGTACCAGCCGTGAGCGTGGAAAAACTTGTACAAACCAATCTAAATCTAAATCTAGGTCGACTGATGGAAGACCGAAACACTATGCCTGTAGTGAATGTGGTAAGCTATTTTCTCGCAGCCACGATCTTCTTAAACATgaaagaatccacactggagaaaaaccccaTTGCTGCCTAGAGTGCGGCAAACAATTTTCACAAATGAGCAATCTTCAGCGGCATacaagaatccacactggagaaaaaccttacTGCTGTTCTAAATGTGGGAAACGATTCTTGCACATCTTCCAACTGCAACGACACatgagaattcatactggagaaaaaccttactgttgtcctgaatgtggtaaacaattctcAAGCAGCAGTGGCCTTTATAATCATAAAAGAATTCATACTGGTGAGAAACCGCATAGATGTTCTGTGTGTGGCAAAAGATTCTCCCAAACAAGTAATCTTCTGAGCCACATAaaaatccacactggagaaaaaccgtATTGCTGTTCTGAGTGCGGCAAACAATTTGCCCGTAATAGCAACCTTCAGCAGCATGTGCGAGTTCAttctggagagaagccgtattcttgttcagaatgtggcaagaGCTTTTCCCATAGCAAGAACTTTCAGGAACATGCAAAACACCATACTGGGCAGaaacctttttgctgttctgATTGTGGGAAAAGattcataaaaattaaatatcttAAACGCCACCTGTTTACTCATTCGGCAGAGAAACCTCATCGCTGTGTGGACTGtggcaaaacatttttgtatagGAGCAGCCTTCAGGATCATGccaaaattcacactggagaaaaacctcattgctgtttgGATTGTGGGAAAAGATTTCTACAGATATGGCATCTGAAACGCCACTtgagaattcatactggagaaaagccgTATAGTTGTAGTGAATGCGGCAAACGGTTCTTTGAAGCCAGACAACTTCAGGAGCACATgcaaattcatactggagagaaacatCACtgttgtttggaatgtggcaagaGATTCTCACAGAAAGGTACCCTTCGCAAACATGCAAGGGTCCATAGCAGTGAGAAATCTCACTGTTGTTCCGAATGTGGGAAACGATTCTCGGATATGCACAGTCTTCAGTGCCACatcagaattcacactggagaaaaaccttatGGTTgccctgaatgtggtaaacagtttacACGCAGCAGTCACCTTCTTACCCATAAAAAACTTCATTCTGTTAAGAAATCTTATAACTGTTCTGAATGCAGCCAGTGTTTCTTAGATCTCAACAGTCTTAATAACCACATGGAAATTCATAAAATATCTCAAGGTGCCAACGGAAGTGTGGTGACTGTGGAGTAA